Part of the Olsenella profusa DSM 13989 genome, CGATGTCAGCGGGATGCAGCTCGTCGAGTGTCTTGTGCGACACGGAGAGCTTCACGTTGGAGAGGTCACGGTCGATGAGGTCCATGTAGTTCCATGCGATGATGCGTTCGGGAATGGCCCTGCCGAGGGACCTGGCGAGGCGAAGCACGAGACGCTCCAGTGCGGGTGAGAGGGAGCGCAGCAGGCCGCGGATGCCCACCTCGGCACCAAGGAGACGCAGCTGGTTGGCGTTGGTGTCCGAGAGCTTGAGGTCGTTCACGCGCACCACGCGCGCGCCGCGCGTGTCCACGATCTGCTTGTTGAGCAGGTCGCGGGCCACAAGCACCTCGTCGGGTTGCAGATAGCTGAAGCGAATGTCCGTGGAGACCACCTTGAGGTGAATCTCGCTCTCGTCAAAGGAGTCGACGTACTTGCGCCAGCTGATCATGAACGGCGTGCGACCCGGACCCTCGACGGCAAGGGAGGTGATGCGGGGGAAGACCTCGCCCGTGGCGATGCCCAGGTCATTGACTCTGCCGATGCGCTCGCCCTTGGCGTCGAGCACCGGGTTTCCTACGAGCTGTGAAAGGTAGATCATGCAGGCTCCTTTGTGGGCCGGGCGCGTGTCATGGGCATGGCGCGCCGCATTCACCGGGCGTACCCCGCGGTGAGGCCGACAAAGGAAGGCGCGTCACCGCGGGGTCATCGACTGTGAGGTCGGGGTTTCATCGATGACCTTTCTCCTTGGCTGCAGGGGGAGGTGACGTAGCCTTTCAGGCATGCGCCATGCCCCAACGGAAGATTGTACACGTCGGGAGGGCATATGCCCCACGCGCCGCCCGACCGGCATGAGTCGTTCGCAAATTATCATGTCCTTGCCGAGGATGCATCACAAACAACAAGAGCACTAGCTGCGGCGATGCAATGTGAGAGCCATGCGCATATGCGAACGACTCCCACGACGAGCGCGGAGGAATGCGAACGACTCGAAGAGCAGGGGTGCAGAGGGACGCTGCCGCAGGCTAGAACTTCACCTGGGGAGCCTGGCGCGCTGCCGTGTCGACAACCTCGAAGCCCTGACGCGTCTTGAACCTGCTGCCCGCGACGATGTTGCCAGGGAACGTCTCGATGGCGTTGTTGTAGGTGAGCACGCAGTCATTGAAGCTCTGGCGCGCATATACGATGCGATTCTCGGTATCGGTGAGGTCGGCCTGGAGCTGCTGGAAGTTTGTGTTGGCCTTGAGCTCGGGGTAGGCCTCGGCCACGGCAAAAAGCGACTTGAGCGTGTCAGTGAGCACGTTGGAGGCCTGCATCTTCGCCTCGGGCGTGGTGGCGTTGGCGACGGCTGCACGAGCCTGCGTGACGGCCTCGAGCGTGCCGGACTCGTGCGCGGCGTATCCCTTGACCGTCTCAACGAGGTTGGGAATGAGGTCGTTGCGGCGCTGGAGCTGTGCGTCTATCGTCTGCCAGGCGTTGTCGCAACGATTGTCCTTTGTGACGATGCCGTTATAGAGCGAGACGAACCACACTGCGAGCACAATGATGACAACGACGATGATGCCAAGGATGGGCATAGTCAGTTCCTCCATTCGTCTGCCTGACCACTGCGGGCAGCCCTTCGATTTGCTGTAGTATACCCGCTTGTGGAGAAATGCCACCTGGGCGGAGGCCCAATGGCGGAGGGGGAGGGATTCGAACCCTCGGAACGGGTTACCGCTCGACGGTTTTCAAGACCGTTGCAATCGACCACTCTGCCACCCCTCCGCGTGATGGAGCAGATATATCCTACAACATGTGATCTTTTTGTCATGCGAGAGGGAGACGGTGTGATTCGGGCAAGTGATGACGAGAGGTTCATGCGCCTTGCACTGCGCGAGGCCCGGCTGGCGGCACAGGAGGGGGAAGTTCCTGTTGGGGCCGTGGTGGTCTATGACGCCACACGCGATCCGGCGAGCTCCCTTTACATCGATTCAGAGAGGTCACGGATGGAACGCGAGGACGCACCGGCGCCCCGGGTCATCTCCAGTGCGCATAACCGCCGCGAGCTCGATGAGGATCCTGCGGCGCATGCCGAGTTCCTTGCCATGGAGCTTGCCTCCTGCGAGCTTGGGCACTGGCGGCTTTCGGGCTGTACGGTCTACGTGACGCTGGAACCCTGTCTCATGTGTGCGGGTCTTATGGTGAACGCGCGAGTCGACGGTTGCGTGTATGGCGCGAGCGACCCCAAGGGCGGTGCGGTTGGGTCGCTCTTTGACGTGAGCGCGGACGAGCGCCTCGATCACAACTTTCCCGTGCGGGCGGGTGTGCTCGAGGAGGAATGCTCCCACCTGCTGAAGGACTTCTTCCGCGACCGTCGACGGGGACACCGTCGGCATGCCTCGGCGTAGCTCCTATCGAGCAGAGGCGTTGAGCGAGAGGGGGGCGGCGCGCATGGCTGGGGCGCGTCGCCCCCGCAGCGTCGGCGTCCTTCCGATGGGCCTAGTCGCCCAGCGCCTTCTTGCCCATGGAGTCGGCTGCAACTATGGATGCGTAGAGCTCGTCGGGTGTGACGTCGCCAGCGAGGTTGTGGATGGTCTCGCCCGGCACGCAGGCGTTCCTGGCAATGGTGTGCACCTGGTCATCGGAGCTGATGCCCAGCTGCTCGAGCGTGACGGGAAGGCCAACCTCCAGGCAGAAGTCCTGGACGTCATCGAACTCGTCTTGCGGAGCCCCCTCGAGCACCAGTTGGACCAGGGTACCAAAGGCGACACAGCACCCATGCGGAGCGCTGTGGCCGCCAAGCGCCGTAAGGCCGTTGTAGAACGAGTGCGCAGCCGCACAGTTGACGTTGTCGGCACCGACACCAGAAAGGTAGACGTTTGCCTCCACGATGGCATCCAGGGCAGGCGTGACCACGTTGTTCTCGCAGGCGACGATTGCCTGGGAGCCATAGTCACGGAGCGTCTCGTAGCAAAGCTTCGCCAGGGCCATGCCGGCACGCGTGATGCCGGTTCCCTCCAGGCTGGGCGATTCGGTGCGGAGGGAGGAGCGCCCCTCGAAGTAGGTGCCGAGGGCATCTCCCATGCCAGCGATCAGGAACCTGACGGGCGCGTTGGCAATGACCTGGCTGTCCACCATAACGGCATCGGGGTTGGTGGGATAGAAGAGGTATTTGTCAAAGCTGCCGTCATCGTTGTAGATGACCGAAAGGCCCGTGCAGGGCGCGTCTGTGGCTGCGACGGTGGGTATGGCGACGATGTGCGTGTCCGTGTAGTGGGCGGTCGCCTTGGCCGTGTCTATCGCGGAGCCTCCTCCTGCCGCCACGACGGTGTCAATCTCGTGCTCCTCGACCAGCTCCCGCATCCTTGCGATTTCGCCCTTGCTTGAGACGCCGCCGAAGATCTCCCACTGGCGAACGTCATCGGAGTCCGCAAAGCTCTCCTCGATCTGATCGTGGCACGCCTTGTAGCCACTTTTTGAGCACACAAAGAGCCATCGGCTGCCCATGTAGCCCATCTCATCCTTGAACTTGAGAAGGGCTCCCTTTCCTTGGACGTACTTGAGGGGTTCGCGCATCGCTCGTAGCAGCTTCATGACAGCTCCTCTCATGGAGTCACCGCTTCTCATGGCGGTGAAAGACACTGCAGAGTATATGTGGGTGCCGTGAGGGCGCGGCCGCTCAAGGCGCGACTATTCGCCGGATGTTGTGCCAGCTGGCCTGGAAGGCAGGGAAGTCCGGCCGCCGTGTCTCCGGTATGCCCCAGAGGATGGCGCGTTCGGGGTCTGGCGACGTCCCCACATGTTTGGGCCGTGCGCTTGTGTCATGTGCTGCCTTAGCGAGGGCCCGGCCGAGCGGGTCGTTCGTCCATGAGGTGGCTGCGGTCGTAGATGGTGGGCTTTTCCGTCCTGTGTGCGGACGGTTTCGGAGACGTTTCCCTTTGCCCCGGAAAAGCCCGTGAGTGATACCACAGCCTTACGGGTATCAGGCCCCAAGTATGGTGTGCCGCGCTAACGGCAGGGGATAGACCTGCCCGGGATGCGCGACGTCCAGGTGGCAGAGGGAGTGTGCCCTGCATGCAGGGCGCTTCCGTGCGGAGAGGTAGTGGCAATGAATGGATTGACCGTCATCGTCATCGCGGCGGTGGTCTTGGTCATCGGCTATGGGGCGTATGGCCGTTGGCTCGCAAGGACCTGGGGCATCGACGAGGGTGCGCTGACGCCCGCCGTGCGCATGGAGGATGGCAGGGACTACGCGCCCGCATCGCGCTTCTCCGTGTTCGCGCACCAGTTCTCGTCGATCTGTGGCGCTGGTCCCGTCACGGGGACCATCGTGGCCATGATGTTCGGCTGGCTGCCCGTGCTGCTGTGGGTGCTCGTCGGCGGCGTCTTCTTTGGCGCCGTGCACGACTTTGGCGCCCTCTACGCCTCGATCAAGAACAACGGCAAGTCGCTGGGCCAGCTCATCGAGAAGTACATCGGGAGGACGGGCCGCCGCCTCTTCCTCCTGTTCAGCTTCCTGTTCTGCTGTATCGTCGTCGCCGCGTTCACGGCCATGGTCGCGGGCACGTTCGCCTCGACCTTCGATGCCAGCGGGGCCGTTGACGTCACCAAGTCGTATGCGGCGGGATGCGCGGGGACGATCTCGATCCTGTTCACGTTCGTGGCCATCGGCTTTGGCTGGGCCTGTCGCACCTTCGACCTCAGGGGCGTGGCCAAGTATGCCCTTGCCATCGCCCTCATCGCCGTGATGTTCGTACTGGGCATGCTCTTCCCCCTCTACCTCAACCTGATGGGGTGGACGGCCGTCGTGGCCATCTACCTGGTCTTCGCATGCGCGATGCCCATTCAGGTGCTCAAGCAGCCACGTGACGTGCTCACGGCGATCATGATGGTCGCCATGATCGTCTGTGCCGTGCTGGGCATCGTCGTCATGGGCCTCGACGGTCAGGCGACGATGACCGCTCCCATGATTGCCTCGCCCGAGCAGCTCGGCGCGCTTGCCGCCAAGGGCAACTACCTGTTCCCGCTGCTCTTCGTCTCCGTCGCCTGCGGCGCCCTTTCCGGCTTCCACAGCCTCGTGAGCTCGGGTACCTCGTCCAAGCAGCTCTCCAACGAGCGGGACGCCCTGCCTGTGGGGTATGGCGCCATGGTGCTCGAGAGCTTTGTGGGCACGCTTGCCGTCGTCGTGGCAGCTATCATGTTTGGGGACATGAACACCGTCGGCACCGGCGCCCTCAATGCGGGCGTTGCCAGTACCCCGTTTCAGATCTTTGCCGCCGGTGTGGCGCGCGGCATGCAGAGCTTTGGCGTCAACGGCACCTTTGCGACCGTGTTCATGACCATGAACGTCTCGGCGTTGGCGCTCACCTCGCTGGACGCCGTGGCACGCATAGGCCGCACGTCATTCCAGGAGTTCTTCTTCAAGACCAACGACGTTCAGGCCGAGAAGGCCATCGAGAAGAGCGCCGGCCAGAGGCTCGTGACCAACACATGGTTTGCCACCATCATCACCCTGGTCATCGGTGTGGGGATGTCGCTGGGCGGCTATCTCAACATCTGGCCGCTCTTTGGCGCCTCGAACCAGCTGCTTGGCGGCATGACCATGATCACGCTCGCCGTGTTCTGCAGGTGCACGGGGCGCAAGGGGTTCATGCTGTACGCGCCCGTCGCGTTCCTGCTCTGCTGTACGTTCACGTCACTGACCATGAGCGCCATCAACTGCCTCAACGCGGTCGTCACCAACGCCACGCCGGCCGTGCTCGCCACGAGTGGGCTGCAGCTCGTCTTTGCGGTGCTGCTCATGGTTCTGGGGCTCATCGTCGCCTACAACTGCCTCAAGGAGCTCTTCCGGGCCAAGGCGGGATCCAAGCCTGACGAGGAGCCCGAATGGACGGAGCTCGGCCGCGCGCATGTGACCGAGGTCAGGGCCAAGACCACTACGGGTGACGCAGAGGCCACGGCCGTATAGGGGGAGCGGCTCTCTGCCGGGCCCCGGGAGGGGGTGGACCGGCAGGCTGCCATCACCTCGCAGGACATGACAGCCCACGCGGGGCATGGGTCGCCGCTTGCACGGACGCGTCCCATGCCCCGCGTGGGCTGTCCGTCACCGAGGCTGGGACGAGTGCCGCTGGCCGACAATTTGCAGCAATTTAAACGATTTGTCTCTCCGCGAGGAGTGGCTCTCGATATCCTTAACCTGGATGTATGTCTGCTGCCCCCGCATCGACCCCTGTCGAGTGGTGTGCGGCTCTGGAGGTGGTGACTGCTGCCAGCGCCCTCTACGAACCTTGAAGACTAGAAAACGTTGAGCATAGCCGATGCGATGCGCGGTCGTGAATCACCGGATCTCTGGGACAGGCGTGCCAAAGGACGGGGGATGGCCGTGGCGATGGGGTTGCCTGCGACACCGCGAGAGGGTCTTGGGTGAGGAGAGGGTTCCCATGGCAGAGCGAACAAGGATGTTCACAAGCATCAGAATCGGAAACGTCGAGGTGAAGAACCGCCTGGCGCTGGCGCCGATGGGTGCCTTCGGGCTGGTGGACAGGTACGGTTGCTACAACCAGCGGGCGATCGACTACTATGTCGAGCGGGCGAAGGGCGGCACGGGCCTGCTGATCTCGTCGGTGACGAAGGTCGAGAACACGGTTGACTCGATGATAGACGGCTTCCTGCCCTGCACGGACATCGACCCCGCCCGCTTCGTGCTCACGGCCTCCGAGATGACCGAGCGCGTCCATGCCTATGGCTCCAAGATGTTCCTGCAGCTCTCCATGGGCTTCGGCCGCGTCCTGGTCCCCGCGCTCGCGAAGAAGCCACCCGTCTCCGCATCCGCGGTGCCCAACTTCTGGGACCCCTCGGTCACGTGTCGCGCCATGACTATCAAGGAGATCGAGTTCGTCATACGCAAGTTTGGCGAGGCGGCTGCCATAGCCAAGCGGGCCGGCTTCGATGGCGTCGAGATCCATGCGGTTCACGAGGGATACCTGCTTGACCAGTTCACGACCGCCTTCACCAACCACCGCACGGACAAGTTTGGTGGGGACCTGAGGGGCCGCACGACCCTGCCCGTCGCCATCGTCAAGGAGGTCAAGGGCACGGTGGGAAAGGACTTCCCCGTCGTCCTGCGCTTCTCGATCAAGAGCTGCGTGAAGGGTTTCAATTCGGGAGGTCTCGAGGGCGAGGACTACCAGGAGTTCGGGCGCGACGCCGACGAGGGCTACACCATCGCTCCCTGGTTCGAGGAGGCGGGTTATGACGCCTTCGACGCCGACGAGGGCTCCTACGATGCCTGGTACTTTGCCCATCCCCCCGTCTACCAGCGGCATGGCCTGTATCTCGACCATACGAAGAGGCTCAAGGAGGTCGTCTCCGCCCCGGTCATCGTTGCGGGCAAGAACGACATCCCCGAGCTCGCGGAGAGCGCGCTCGCGGAGCGGAAGGCCGACATGATCGTGCTGGGTCGAGCGCTCCTGGCGGATCCCTCCTGGCCCCAGAAGGTGCTCTCGGGTAAGGAGGACCAGATCAGGCCCTGCATTGGCTGCCATGTGGGCTGCATGGGGCGTGGATTCGAGGGCAAGCACCTCTCGTGTGCCGTCAACCCCGCGTGTGGTCGCGAGCGGCTGTATCGGATCGAGAGGATTGCGGAGCCCAGGAAGGCGCTCGTCGTCGGTGGTGGCGTGGCGGGCATGGAGGCCGCCCGCGTCCTGAGTCTGCGGGGCTTCGAGGTGTCGCTGTACGAGGCCACCGACAGGCTGGGAGGAAACATTCTGCCCGGCTCGGTACCCGACTTCAAGGCCGATGACCGCCGCCTGATCGCCTACTACGAGCGCCAGATGGAGGTCCGGAAGGTCGACGTCCACATGGGCGCGCGGCTCACGGCTGATCAGGTCGGTGACATGGATGCCGACGTCGTCATCCTGGCCACCGGCTCCACCATATGCACGCTGGACGTGCCCTGCAGCCATCCCGAGCGTATGGTCGATGCCGTGTCGGTCCTCGAGGGCGCGCCGGTCGGCCAGAGGGTCACCATGATCGGCGGAGGGCTCGTCGGCTGCGAGACCGCCCTGTGGCTTGCGCAGCAGGGCAAGGAGGTCACCGTCGTCGAGATGCTGCCGGCGCTCCTCTCTGCGGGAAGGCCCGTCCCCTTCATGAACAAGGACATGCTCCTGACGATGATGAGGCGCGAGGGCATCAGGGAGATCACGAACACCTCCCTGCTGGAGGTCACCGAGGAAGGGGCCGTCCTCGTAGACAACCACTTCAGGACCTCGACCGTCCCCTGCGACACCGTGGTGACCTGCACGGGGTTCAAGGCCAACGACCAGCTGTTCAAGGAGCTGTACGGCAGGGTCGAGCACCTCTACAACGTGGGGGACAGCCAGGTGGCGGCGGATGTGATGACGGCGGTCTGGCAGGCCAACGAGGTCGCCCTCAACGTTTCGTGACGTGATGTGACGGCGCCGCCGGCGAGGGGAGGCGCCCGACGTCGCCGTCGTGGCAGGGGCCTGCGAGGGGCGTGGTGGCCCACGCCCCTTGGGGCCATGGCTTCATCGAAGATGGGAGACTCGTATGACGGTATCGATGCATCGGTCGTGACGGACAGGGCCCAATTTCGCTGACAAGGGAGGCGCGTCCCTATGAAGGTGCCTACTAACGAAGACATGAAGGGCATGTACGAGACCCTCGTGAGGATTCGCACGTTCGAGAGCAGGGCGGTGGACCTGTTCGCGGAGGGACAGATTCCGGGCTTTCTTCACTCCTATCTCGGAGAGGAGGCGATTGCCACCGGCGTGTGCGCGAACCTGGAGAGGACGGACTTCATCACGAGCACGCACAGGGGCCACGGCCACATCATCGCCAAGGGCGGCGACACTAGATACATGATGGCCGAGCTGTATGGCCGCACGACCGGCTACTGCAAGGGCAAGGGCGGCTCCATGCACATTGCGGACAGGGACCTGGGGATCCTGGGCGCCAATGGCATCGTGGGAGCCGGACAGGACATCGCCGTGGGGGCGGGCCTCTCCATCGCGTACCGGGGGACCAACCAGGTGACCGCCTGCTTCTTCGGTGATGGCTCCACGAACCAGGGAACCTTCAACGAGGCCCTCAACATGGCGTCCATCTGGAAGCTTCCCATCGTCTTCGTCTGCGAGAACAACCAGTTTGGCATTTCCATGAGCCAGTCCAGGCACCAGGCTATCAAGGACATCGCGGATCGCGCCGTGTCCTACGGGTTCCCCGGCATCGCGGTCGATGGCAATGACGTCATGGCCGTCTATGAGGTGGCGCGAGAGGCGGTCAATCGCGCCCGGCAGGGGCAGGGGCCAACGCTCGTCGAGTGCAAGACCTGGAGGTGGCGTGGCCACTTCGAGGGCGACCCGAGCGTCTACAAGGATCCGGTGGAGCAGGAAGCCTGGATGGAGAAGGAGCCCGTCAGGCGCTACCGTACGTTCCTCGAGGAGAACGAGGTCATGACCGCGGACGAGATGGATGCGGTCGACAAGCGGATTGACGACGAGATCGATGCCGCGGTCGCGTACGCGCAGGAGAGCCCGTTGCCGCAGCCGGAGGACGTCGTCAAGGACGTCTATACCGATATCGTAGAGGAGGTGCGTCACTGATGAAGACCATGAAGGCTATGGAGGCCCTCCGCGAGGGCATGTGCATCCGCATGAGAGAGGACGAGAACGTCCTTTTGCTCGGCGAGGATGTCGGCGCGTTCGGCGGATGCTTTGGCGTATCCGCGGGCATGCTTGACGAGTTTGGGCCCGAGAGGGTTCGTGACACGCCCATCTCCGAGGGTGCCATCATCGGCGCGGCGACGGGCTCGGCGGCGACGGGGCTGCGCCCCA contains:
- a CDS encoding glycerol dehydrogenase yields the protein MKLLRAMREPLKYVQGKGALLKFKDEMGYMGSRWLFVCSKSGYKACHDQIEESFADSDDVRQWEIFGGVSSKGEIARMRELVEEHEIDTVVAAGGGSAIDTAKATAHYTDTHIVAIPTVAATDAPCTGLSVIYNDDGSFDKYLFYPTNPDAVMVDSQVIANAPVRFLIAGMGDALGTYFEGRSSLRTESPSLEGTGITRAGMALAKLCYETLRDYGSQAIVACENNVVTPALDAIVEANVYLSGVGADNVNCAAAHSFYNGLTALGGHSAPHGCCVAFGTLVQLVLEGAPQDEFDDVQDFCLEVGLPVTLEQLGISSDDQVHTIARNACVPGETIHNLAGDVTPDELYASIVAADSMGKKALGD
- a CDS encoding LemA family protein is translated as MPILGIIVVVIIVLAVWFVSLYNGIVTKDNRCDNAWQTIDAQLQRRNDLIPNLVETVKGYAAHESGTLEAVTQARAAVANATTPEAKMQASNVLTDTLKSLFAVAEAYPELKANTNFQQLQADLTDTENRIVYARQSFNDCVLTYNNAIETFPGNIVAGSRFKTRQGFEVVDTAARQAPQVKF
- a CDS encoding nucleoside deaminase, whose amino-acid sequence is MIRASDDERFMRLALREARLAAQEGEVPVGAVVVYDATRDPASSLYIDSERSRMEREDAPAPRVISSAHNRRELDEDPAAHAEFLAMELASCELGHWRLSGCTVYVTLEPCLMCAGLMVNARVDGCVYGASDPKGGAVGSLFDVSADERLDHNFPVRAGVLEEECSHLLKDFFRDRRRGHRRHASA
- a CDS encoding oxidoreductase, coding for MAERTRMFTSIRIGNVEVKNRLALAPMGAFGLVDRYGCYNQRAIDYYVERAKGGTGLLISSVTKVENTVDSMIDGFLPCTDIDPARFVLTASEMTERVHAYGSKMFLQLSMGFGRVLVPALAKKPPVSASAVPNFWDPSVTCRAMTIKEIEFVIRKFGEAAAIAKRAGFDGVEIHAVHEGYLLDQFTTAFTNHRTDKFGGDLRGRTTLPVAIVKEVKGTVGKDFPVVLRFSIKSCVKGFNSGGLEGEDYQEFGRDADEGYTIAPWFEEAGYDAFDADEGSYDAWYFAHPPVYQRHGLYLDHTKRLKEVVSAPVIVAGKNDIPELAESALAERKADMIVLGRALLADPSWPQKVLSGKEDQIRPCIGCHVGCMGRGFEGKHLSCAVNPACGRERLYRIERIAEPRKALVVGGGVAGMEAARVLSLRGFEVSLYEATDRLGGNILPGSVPDFKADDRRLIAYYERQMEVRKVDVHMGARLTADQVGDMDADVVILATGSTICTLDVPCSHPERMVDAVSVLEGAPVGQRVTMIGGGLVGCETALWLAQQGKEVTVVEMLPALLSAGRPVPFMNKDMLLTMMRREGIREITNTSLLEVTEEGAVLVDNHFRTSTVPCDTVVTCTGFKANDQLFKELYGRVEHLYNVGDSQVAADVMTAVWQANEVALNVS
- a CDS encoding carbon starvation CstA family protein produces the protein MNGLTVIVIAAVVLVIGYGAYGRWLARTWGIDEGALTPAVRMEDGRDYAPASRFSVFAHQFSSICGAGPVTGTIVAMMFGWLPVLLWVLVGGVFFGAVHDFGALYASIKNNGKSLGQLIEKYIGRTGRRLFLLFSFLFCCIVVAAFTAMVAGTFASTFDASGAVDVTKSYAAGCAGTISILFTFVAIGFGWACRTFDLRGVAKYALAIALIAVMFVLGMLFPLYLNLMGWTAVVAIYLVFACAMPIQVLKQPRDVLTAIMMVAMIVCAVLGIVVMGLDGQATMTAPMIASPEQLGALAAKGNYLFPLLFVSVACGALSGFHSLVSSGTSSKQLSNERDALPVGYGAMVLESFVGTLAVVVAAIMFGDMNTVGTGALNAGVASTPFQIFAAGVARGMQSFGVNGTFATVFMTMNVSALALTSLDAVARIGRTSFQEFFFKTNDVQAEKAIEKSAGQRLVTNTWFATIITLVIGVGMSLGGYLNIWPLFGASNQLLGGMTMITLAVFCRCTGRKGFMLYAPVAFLLCCTFTSLTMSAINCLNAVVTNATPAVLATSGLQLVFAVLLMVLGLIVAYNCLKELFRAKAGSKPDEEPEWTELGRAHVTEVRAKTTTGDAEATAV
- a CDS encoding thiamine pyrophosphate-dependent dehydrogenase E1 component subunit alpha, producing MKVPTNEDMKGMYETLVRIRTFESRAVDLFAEGQIPGFLHSYLGEEAIATGVCANLERTDFITSTHRGHGHIIAKGGDTRYMMAELYGRTTGYCKGKGGSMHIADRDLGILGANGIVGAGQDIAVGAGLSIAYRGTNQVTACFFGDGSTNQGTFNEALNMASIWKLPIVFVCENNQFGISMSQSRHQAIKDIADRAVSYGFPGIAVDGNDVMAVYEVAREAVNRARQGQGPTLVECKTWRWRGHFEGDPSVYKDPVEQEAWMEKEPVRRYRTFLEENEVMTADEMDAVDKRIDDEIDAAVAYAQESPLPQPEDVVKDVYTDIVEEVRH